One segment of Monomorium pharaonis isolate MP-MQ-018 chromosome 6, ASM1337386v2, whole genome shotgun sequence DNA contains the following:
- the LOC114254917 gene encoding uncharacterized protein LOC114254917 produces the protein MAFGLTQWLISFTIFLAVLIIITWSAIHLSKKSQNSTDISLRFLDVDYPIEWKNKSFHSTIVNTSTSRVIESTDGSTLFANDQGSEITDSSEFYKILQTFYSTKSSAFHNVNNTATKAFASSAAGNDSTWNNDTTIMLSNTSEKIFVLNDHQHINEKVMLSNHISQTVHSTHLTHEEKLSNINKSSESDLSQSIGTEHTEFPRDERNGISYSL, from the exons ATGGCTTTTGGACTGACACAATGGTTAATATCATTTACGATATTTCTGGCagttctaataattattacttggTCCGCGATACACTTGAGCAAAAAGAGTCAAAACTCTACAGATATCAGTCTGAGATTTCTTGACGTGGATTATCCAATTGAATGGAAGAa TAAATCGTTTCATTCTACAATTGTGAATACATCGACGTCGCGAGTGATAGAGAGTACCGATGGCTCGACATTATTTGCAAATGATCAAGGCTCTGAGATAACAGACAGCTcggaattttacaaaatattgcaaaccTTCTATTCTACCAAGAGTAGCGCTTTTCATAACGTAAATAATACTGCAACAAAAGCATTTGCATCTTCTGCAGCCGGAAACGATTCAACGTGGAATAATGACACTACAATTATGCTATCTAATACGTCTGAAAAGATTTTCGTATTAAATGACCATCAACACATTAACGAGAAAGTTATGTT ATCAAATCATATTTCACAAACGGTACATTCAACGCATTTAACACATgaagaaaaattatccaaCATAAATAAATCGTCAGAATCAGATTTGAGTCAATCTATCGGAACGGAGCACACCGAATTTCCCCGGGATGAAAGAAACGGAATATCGTATAGTCTAtag